A single Phoenix dactylifera cultivar Barhee BC4 chromosome 1, palm_55x_up_171113_PBpolish2nd_filt_p, whole genome shotgun sequence DNA region contains:
- the LOC120112109 gene encoding uncharacterized protein LOC120112109, whose amino-acid sequence MDETLLDALRNVIYKMEADPEKAALCLEESKLFREGSYSFGQRAAVVSKHNMNPAEWWVHFGGSARNLKRIAIRILSQTVSSSGCERNWSTFALIHSKQRNRLTQKRLNDLVYVHYNLRLRLKCIQEEVELKYTDPIYGSFTADDDDPLLGWLVGQQQEPELDEPGSPPRPATFIATEAGVDPEQWAERNIPRTPRADQPQAQGSQTERARKGKQRIPMESVEEETWTSSDEGSGGDGSSSHGGSGGQYGTHETQPEGGLYFTGESQFMGATQDTDHGRPPDRDREDIIGYRRRAPRGRSGRQDTTADPRTYGYGFYYPQPQPDEYGYGALDFASAIFGWAPTQSEDTSQSQSVSERSDSSYNLARVPSDWVDLPPPDYTYDPDIYESHRHSSRF is encoded by the exons atggatgaaacacttctggatgctttgcgtaatgtgatttacaagatggaggcagatccagaaaaagcggccctatgtcttgaagag agcaaattatttagagagggcagctaCAGTTTTGGCCAACGAGCGGCTGTCGTCAGCAAACACAATATGAATCCAG ctgaatggtgggtgcattttggcggatccgcgagaaatctaaagcggatagctatccggatcctctcccaaacagtctcctctagtggatgtgagcgcaattggtccaccttcgcccttatccacagcaaacaaagaaaccgtttgacgcaaaagcgcctcaacgaccttgtttatgtgcattacaatttgcggttgaggctaaagtgcatccaggaggaagtggagctcaagtatacAGATCCGATTTACGGGTCCTTCACCGCTGATGACGATGATCCACTACTCGGCTGGCTTGTaggccagcagcaggagcccgagcttgacgagccaggatcgcctccacgaccagctaccttcatagccaccgaagctggggtcgatccagagcaatgggctgagcgcaatattccacgcactcccagagctgatcagccgcaggcacaggggagccagacagagagggccaggaaaggaaaacaaagaatcccaatggagagtgtcgaggaagagacttggactagtagcgatgaaggttctggtggtgatggatcttctagccatggagggagcggaggacagtatggtactCATGAGACACAGCCGGAGGGTGGTCTTTATTTCACCGGTGAGTCCCAATTTATGGGTGCTACACAGGATACGGACCACGGTCGACCACCTGATAGAGATCGTGAGGATATTATTGGATATAGAagacgggctcctcgaggtcgttcaggaagacaggatacgactgcagatccgaggacatacggatacggattctattatccacagcctcagcctgacgaatacggatatggtgcattggattttgcttccgccatatttggatgggcccctacacaatcagaggacacctctcagagccagagcgtgagcgagagatccgacagttcttataacctggcgcgtgttccttctgattgggttgatttgcctcctcctgattatacttatgatccagatatctacgagagccatcggcactcgtcccgattttag